From a single Carassius gibelio isolate Cgi1373 ecotype wild population from Czech Republic chromosome A18, carGib1.2-hapl.c, whole genome shotgun sequence genomic region:
- the LOC127934727 gene encoding formin-like protein 1, which yields MNLHLPSAPLKRLSPDPFPNQRPASRHPAARSESQSPLQSLSESLSESKDESATDQVCEPATPCVVGVLVEIEGMEESPAHTPATEASLSHLILDQSVPLLHFRWFCPALNLRFLRWLGPALVLLCVLPASLSHLLLDQPVPRPHLRWCQSVPRDGSPQDFQSPAPPWCVDSLSPPPASEPWTPPWSFDPAAPPWHPAPSSSLWPVIPPVPPGSLFPPAPPWSHVDHPPPRDSTPMASPHHSIPLALSGSTSVLSRSDSAAGFRSPASTLVASAFSSALDLWTLCVTLALWLLCSILGSSPTGAVSVSQPSGVIGSFITMAPPAVDSTVDHPGWSLEHHLFFTAPGSSLLLHPGSSPIPCPTPASRTPTLPPQAL from the exons atgaATCTTCATTTACCATCTGCACCGCTGAAGAGGTTATCTCCAGACCCATTCccgaaccagagaccagccagccgccATCCCGCTGCACGGAGTGAAAGCCAGAGCCCACTGCAGAGCCTGAGTGAATCACTGTCAGAGAGCAAAgacgagagcgcgactgaccaggtgtgtgagccagcAACACCGTGCGTCGTGGGAGTATTGGTCGAGATCGAGggcatggaggaaagccctgcccacactcctgcgactgagg cctccctctcccacctcatcctagaccagtcagttcctctgctccatttccgctggttctgcccagccctgaatctccggTTTCTCCGCTGGCTCGGTCCAGCCCTGGTCCTCCTGTGTgtcctcccggcctccctctctcatctcctcctagaccagccagttcctcgaccTCATCtccgctggtgccagtcagtcccacGCGATGGTTCACCGCAggacttccagtctccagctccgccttggtgtGTGGATTCCCTGTCTccacctccagcctccgagccctggactccaccTTGGTCCTTCGACCCtgcggctccgccttggcaccCTGCTCCCTCGTCTTCACTGTGGCCCGTCATCCCACCTGTTCCACCGGGCTCCCtcttccctccggctccaccttggtcacacgtcgaccatccgccacctcgggactccactcctatgGCTTCACCTCATCATTCCATCCCTCTAGCTCTGTCCGGCTCCACCTCCGTCCTCAGTCGCTCCGACTCTGCAGCGGGCTTCCGGAGCCCCGCCTCTACCTTGGTCGCCAGTGCCTTCAGCTCTGCCTTGGACCTCTGGACCCTCTgcgtcaccctggctctgtggCTGCTCTGCTCCATCTTAGGCTCTTCACCCACCGGCGCAGTCTCTGTCAGTCAGCCCTCTGGTGTCATTGGCTCCTTcatcaccatggctcctcccgcagTCGACTCCACAGTGGatcatcctggctggtctctggagcaCCATCTGTTTTTTActgctccgggctcctccctCCTACTCCACCCTGGGTCCTCTCCAATTCCCTGCCCCACGCCtgcctccagaacccccaccctccctcctcAG gctttgtga
- the LOC127934728 gene encoding ras association domain-containing protein 9-like, whose product MAPFGKNFLKARLKNRSKVVEETPGKEIQVLVCREEKVVCGVTKHTTCADVVKALLEDQQTLPDSKRLLHGEPKDFCILEWWKGFERALPPLTRILRLWNAWGDEKPFIQFVLMKISDFVPSSIGAKRASKSRGVRSKRWGQGTAQYPKTVSAEKQKRMVNKAFRKLEKIQKTETSEGSEDLSKLVQLIISQDQTIRQQIHQMRELDLEIENAEKQLRNSPTPRSSIAESDGNQSLSQIDSQLQEYLYTSDGLEQLALHVCSHQELIDRLSREIDLELRTRTSDLEDLKVAAAASPELELEPNLALSSSDLLELESLRNELELSMSAGLSLHAQMQEIDKELQRNKTAVQSQKQEYQHLVTQLNALELGACSDQSSPVSLKSQIRSSVSQQTAGKVRLACSTTDATDTDSDTGISSTHSQDSLSPCVDRSPPLDTDV is encoded by the exons ATGGCTCCTTTTGGAAAAAACTTTCTGAAGGCGCGTTTGAAGAACAG GTCTAAGGTTGTAGAGGAAACACCAGGGAAGGAAATCCAGGTTCTTGTTTGTCGAGAAGAAAAAGTAGTCTGTGGAGTGACCAAGCACACAACCTGCGCAGATGTGGTCAAGGCTTTATTGGAGGACCAGCAGACTTTACCAGATAGTAAGAGGCTATTACATGGGGAACCTAAAGACTTCTGCATCCTTGAATGGTGGAAGGGCTTTGAGAGAGCACTGCCACCTCTCACTCGAATTCTCCGACTGTGGAACGCTTGGGGTGATGAGAAACCTTTCATACAGTTTGTCCTCATGAAGATCAGTGATTTTGTGCCATCATCCATAGGCGCCAAAAGAGCCTCGAAGTCTCGGGGAGTGAGGTCCAAAAGATGGGGGCAAGGAACTGCACAGTACCCCAAGACTGTATCTGCAGAGAAGCAGAAGCGCATGGTGAACAAGGCCTTTCGCAAATTGGAGAAGATCCAGAAAACAGAGACATCAGAGGGCTCAGAAGATCTCAGTAAACTGGTGCAGCTGATCATCTCACAGGATCAGACCATCCGGCAGCAGATTCACCAAATGCGTGAGCTAgacttggagattgaaaatgcaGAGAAACAGCTGAGGAACAGCCCCACACCTCGCTCCAGCATCGCAGAGAGTGATGGAAACCAATCGTTGTCCCAGATTGACAGCCAGCTTCAGGAGTACCTATACACCAGTGATGGACTTGAGCAACTAGCACTACATGTTTGCAGCCACCAAGAACTCATTGATCGGCTCTCTCGAGAAATCGACCTAGAACTGAGGACCCGGACTTCAGATTTAGAAGACTTGAAAGTAGCAGCAGCTGCCAGTCCAGAATTAGAGCTGGAACCTAACCTCGCATTGTCCTCCTCAGATCTCTTAGAGCTGGAAAGCTTACGCAATGAACTTGAGTTAAGCATGAGTGCTGGGCTTTCCCTCCATGCTCAAATGCAGGAAATTGACAAGGAACTACAGCGAAACAAAACAGCCGTGCAGTCCCAAAAACAAGAATACCAGCATCTGGTTACCCAACTCAATGCGCTTGAGCTGGGGGCCTGTTCGGACCAGTCTAGCCCTGTTTCTCTGAAGAGCCAGATCAGGTCCTCCGTCTCTCAGCAGACAGCAGGCAAGGTCAGACTAGCATGCTCCACTACAGATGCGacagacacagactcagacactGGAATAAGCTCCACTCATAGTCAGGACTCGCTGTCTCCCTGTGTGGACAGGTCGCCTCCTCTGGATACTGATGTTTAA
- the LOC127934729 gene encoding neurotensin/neuromedin N-like: MCRHCGTTKKMQMQLISVMLLFLLGNVLCSDTDEGKRATEEEVLRSLLTSKVKQIKHIAPLWQLPLQDVCRMLNSLGESWQEAWGSEEEQEDTEVQAEYEQRVSGTLTQMHDLRNLCRVLQPRELQDDQEYLELDQNRDSPLKRKSPYILKRQLRTNKSRRPYILKRSVYY; encoded by the exons ATGTGCAGACACTGTGGGACTACTAAGAAAATGCAGATGCAGCTGATCTCCGTTATGCTCCTTTTTTTATTGGGTAATGTACTTTGTTCAG ATACAGACGAGGGGAAAAGGGCAACAGAGGAAGAGGTACTGAGAAGTCTCCTCACTTCAAAG GTAAAGCAGATTAAGCACATCGCCCCCCTGTGGCAGCTGCCACTCCAGGATGTGTGCAGGATGTTGAACAGTCTCGGGGAGTCATGGCAGGAGGCCTGGGGCAGTGAGGAGGAGCAGGAGGACACGGAGGTTCAGGCCGAGTATGAGCAGAGGGTCTCGGGTACCCTCACCCAAATGCATGACCTCCGGAACCTCTGCAGGGTCCTGCAGCCTAGAGAG CTACAAGACGACCAAGAATATCTGGAGCTGGACCAAAACAGAGACAGTCCACTGAAGAGGAAATCTCCGTATATACTTAAAAGGCAACTGCGCACCAATAAATCAAGACGGCCGTACATTCTGAAGAGAAGTGTGTATTACTGA